The proteins below come from a single Brevundimonas sp. LM2 genomic window:
- a CDS encoding stability determinant, protein MPALDPIVSEFASTEDEAAYDVWFRAKVREALANPGPDIPHDEVVARIKARLASLKT, encoded by the coding sequence ATGCCCGCCCTGGACCCTATCGTTTCCGAGTTCGCCTCGACCGAGGATGAGGCCGCCTATGACGTGTGGTTCCGCGCCAAGGTGCGAGAGGCTTTAGCCAACCCTGGTCCCGATATTCCCCATGACGAGGTGGTTGCCAGGATCAAGGCCCGTCTCGCGTCGCTGAAAACGTGA
- the ccmD gene encoding heme exporter protein CcmD, translating to MPDFDMSPYAAFVWPAWGISAVVLGAVVVRALAASRRWKAALQSLEDTPADRPQAAQGAVGPQE from the coding sequence ATGCCCGACTTCGACATGAGCCCCTATGCCGCCTTCGTCTGGCCCGCCTGGGGCATCAGCGCCGTCGTTCTGGGTGCGGTCGTGGTGCGCGCCCTGGCGGCCTCGCGCAGATGGAAGGCGGCGTTGCAGTCGCTGGAAGACACGCCCGCCGACCGGCCTCAAGCAGCGCAAGGCGCGGTAGGCCCACAGGAATGA
- a CDS encoding sulfite exporter TauE/SafE family protein: protein MDTFFLFLLVGAVAQAVDGALGMAYGVISSSVLLAFGVPPATASASVHGAEVFTTAASAGSHIWHRNVDWRLLLPLAIAGVIGGCVGAYVLAGLDGDVIKPFIIAYLAAMGCYILYRATRNERPRHIPRWLVAPLGLVGGFFDAIGGGGWGPTVSSAMVGAGAEPRRAIGTVNTAEFFLTVAISATFVWALVTGHWKEADALENHFSAVAGLVVGGLMAAPFAGWITKTVPQRALTYGVGGLLLLLAGFQGMQLAGVFA, encoded by the coding sequence ATGGATACGTTTTTCCTGTTTCTGCTGGTCGGGGCGGTGGCCCAGGCGGTCGATGGGGCCCTGGGCATGGCCTATGGTGTCATCTCCTCCTCGGTGCTGCTGGCCTTCGGCGTGCCGCCGGCGACCGCCTCGGCCAGCGTGCACGGGGCCGAGGTGTTCACGACGGCGGCCTCGGCCGGGTCGCACATCTGGCACAGGAACGTGGATTGGCGGCTGCTGCTGCCGCTGGCGATCGCGGGGGTCATCGGCGGCTGCGTCGGGGCCTATGTGCTGGCCGGGCTCGACGGCGACGTCATCAAGCCCTTCATCATCGCCTATCTGGCGGCCATGGGCTGCTACATCCTGTATCGCGCCACCCGGAACGAGCGTCCCCGCCACATCCCGCGCTGGCTGGTCGCGCCGCTGGGCCTGGTGGGCGGCTTCTTCGACGCCATCGGCGGCGGGGGCTGGGGCCCGACCGTCTCGTCCGCCATGGTCGGCGCGGGGGCCGAGCCGCGCCGCGCCATCGGCACGGTCAACACGGCCGAGTTCTTCCTGACGGTGGCCATCTCGGCGACCTTCGTCTGGGCCCTGGTGACCGGGCACTGGAAGGAGGCCGATGCGCTGGAGAACCATTTCTCGGCCGTGGCCGGCCTGGTGGTCGGCGGCCTGATGGCCGCGCCGTTCGCGGGCTGGATCACCAAGACCGTCCCCCAGCGGGCCCTGACCTACGGCGTCGGCGGCCTGTTGCTGCTGCTGGCCGGATTCCAGGGCATGCAGCTGGCGGGGGTCTTCGCCTGA
- a CDS encoding YajG family lipoprotein: MSIHRIMVAACAALVVSACATSEDTVPIPYSVAAAPRVPGAESIAVTVAASDARTDNRARIGAQINGYGMEMAAIRSEAEVAQVVQDAIAAELTQRGYAVGATGSRVSAEVRTFYNKFSVGLLSGKSTADVALTVTVATPGGSQVYSREITGKAERSVQLANGGNAATTLSQALSQALATLMADPEFTAALTL; encoded by the coding sequence ATGTCTATTCATCGCATCATGGTCGCAGCTTGCGCCGCTCTGGTGGTTTCGGCCTGCGCCACCTCCGAAGATACCGTGCCGATCCCCTATTCGGTCGCCGCCGCGCCACGCGTTCCCGGCGCTGAGTCGATCGCCGTCACCGTGGCCGCCAGCGACGCGCGCACGGACAACCGGGCGCGCATCGGGGCTCAGATCAACGGTTATGGAATGGAGATGGCCGCCATCCGGTCGGAGGCCGAGGTCGCCCAGGTCGTTCAGGACGCGATCGCGGCCGAGTTGACGCAACGCGGCTACGCGGTCGGCGCGACCGGGTCGCGCGTCAGCGCCGAGGTGCGGACCTTCTACAACAAGTTCTCGGTGGGTTTGCTTTCGGGCAAGTCCACGGCCGACGTCGCCTTGACCGTGACGGTCGCGACCCCCGGCGGAAGCCAGGTCTACAGCCGCGAGATCACCGGCAAGGCCGAGCGTTCGGTTCAGCTGGCCAATGGGGGCAATGCCGCCACCACCCTGTCCCAGGCCCTCTCGCAGGCCCTGGCCACCCTGATGGCCGACCCGGAATTCACCGCCGCCCTGACCCTATAG
- a CDS encoding RodZ family helix-turn-helix domain-containing protein has protein sequence MALDTGTIPDEFRAHPDWKDPVPSITDAATLGSGLRQARELSGRAVAELAADTRVHERYLRALEEDNIAALPSRVFAIGYVRAYAGALGLDEQLAVERYKRETPDASVALQAPVGVAFEDVKRYSPRIIGGVVLLAVAVIGWNVFQRVNLMRAPQPSDIAEVPESWSLGNVPGQDVVHVGAAMAAPPDQTTPALYITPGLEAELTGIDPTDTAAVAAAAAANAPPVQAAFNPRGAIYGAPATASQVVIQARKPGALVVRMADGRVLFARQLAAGAAWRAPAGVSAIIDVSDPAAFDVYLNGEHGGPLTGVLTPLAQLNTRAQALARQTAAQLQAEATAAQATAAQASLQAQAGTVQTAGPAAQTPPAVGNPG, from the coding sequence ATGGCGCTGGATACGGGGACGATCCCCGACGAGTTTCGGGCCCACCCGGATTGGAAGGACCCCGTTCCCTCCATCACGGACGCCGCGACTCTCGGCAGCGGCCTGCGCCAGGCGCGCGAGCTTTCGGGACGCGCCGTGGCCGAACTGGCGGCCGACACCCGGGTTCACGAACGCTATCTGCGCGCCCTCGAAGAGGACAATATCGCGGCCCTGCCGTCGCGGGTCTTCGCCATCGGCTATGTCCGCGCCTATGCCGGGGCCCTGGGTCTCGACGAACAGCTGGCGGTCGAACGCTACAAGCGAGAGACGCCCGACGCCTCGGTCGCGCTGCAGGCGCCGGTCGGCGTCGCCTTCGAGGACGTGAAACGTTACTCGCCGCGCATCATCGGCGGGGTCGTGCTGCTGGCGGTCGCGGTCATCGGCTGGAACGTGTTCCAGCGCGTCAATCTGATGCGCGCCCCGCAACCCTCCGACATCGCCGAAGTGCCCGAGAGCTGGTCGCTGGGCAACGTTCCCGGTCAGGACGTGGTCCACGTGGGCGCCGCCATGGCCGCGCCGCCGGACCAGACCACGCCCGCCCTCTACATCACCCCCGGCCTCGAGGCCGAACTGACGGGCATCGATCCCACGGACACGGCCGCGGTCGCGGCGGCGGCGGCCGCCAATGCGCCGCCGGTCCAGGCCGCCTTCAATCCACGCGGCGCCATCTACGGCGCGCCCGCCACCGCGTCGCAGGTCGTGATCCAGGCCCGGAAGCCGGGGGCCCTCGTGGTCCGCATGGCCGACGGACGGGTACTGTTCGCGCGTCAACTGGCCGCGGGCGCGGCCTGGCGCGCGCCGGCCGGCGTGTCGGCCATCATCGACGTGTCCGACCCCGCTGCCTTCGACGTCTATCTGAACGGCGAGCATGGGGGTCCCCTGACGGGCGTCCTGACCCCCCTGGCCCAGCTGAACACCCGGGCCCAGGCCCTGGCCCGCCAGACGGCCGCCCAGCTTCAGGCCGAGGCGACGGCCGCCCAGGCGACCGCGGCCCAGGCCTCGCTCCAGGCCCAGGCGGGCACGGTCCAGACCGCCGGTCCGGCCGCACAGACCCCTCCGGCCGTCGGAAATCCAGGCTGA
- a CDS encoding serine aminopeptidase domain-containing protein produces MTFASRLAGLLAAVLWLTAPAVSWAQADPAPAVAPLGDRTLKAADGRDIPVFVWTAPEEQGVIVFGHGLGGEPQAYAALLSQWAEAGFTVIAPLHVDSRRHPGGGRVGGGQALATRVADLVAVRALVQAEHPDRPLVMAGHSFGSLLALIQGGAVTAMGPMGDPLVRAIVALSTAGDLPGLITPETYAGLAAPLLMITGDADTVPTYAPDWHAHRSPYDRSPSGDRMLVIFEGGDHNLVRDGTEAQRELVRTITLDFMRAHALGNGEAAARLATLVAPAGVQIERR; encoded by the coding sequence ATGACCTTCGCCTCGCGCCTGGCCGGCCTGCTGGCCGCAGTGTTGTGGCTCACAGCCCCGGCGGTGAGCTGGGCGCAGGCGGATCCGGCCCCGGCGGTCGCGCCCCTCGGCGATCGGACCCTGAAGGCCGCCGACGGCCGCGACATCCCCGTCTTCGTCTGGACCGCGCCCGAGGAACAGGGGGTCATCGTCTTCGGCCACGGCCTCGGCGGCGAGCCACAAGCCTATGCGGCGTTGCTGTCGCAATGGGCCGAAGCGGGCTTCACCGTGATCGCCCCCCTGCACGTCGATTCGCGGCGTCACCCCGGCGGCGGCCGGGTCGGCGGAGGCCAGGCCCTGGCCACGCGCGTCGCCGACCTCGTTGCCGTTCGGGCCCTGGTCCAGGCCGAGCACCCCGATCGCCCCCTGGTCATGGCGGGACACTCCTTCGGCTCGCTGCTGGCCCTGATCCAGGGCGGGGCCGTCACGGCCATGGGCCCGATGGGCGATCCGTTGGTCAGGGCCATTGTCGCCCTGTCGACGGCCGGCGACCTGCCGGGTCTGATCACGCCCGAGACCTATGCCGGCCTGGCCGCGCCCCTGCTGATGATCACCGGCGACGCCGACACGGTCCCGACCTATGCGCCCGACTGGCACGCCCACCGCAGCCCCTACGACCGCTCGCCTTCCGGCGACCGGATGCTGGTGATCTTCGAAGGCGGCGACCACAATCTGGTGCGCGACGGGACGGAGGCCCAGCGGGAGTTGGTGCGCACCATCACCCTCGACTTCATGCGCGCCCATGCCCTGGGGAATGGCGAGGCGGCGGCGCGCCTTGCGACGCTGGTCGCGCCGGCCGGGGTGCAGATCGAGCGGCGCTAG
- the ptsP gene encoding phosphoenolpyruvate--protein phosphotransferase, producing the protein MPVAGGTLTRGPRVLLRQIREAMADGGPAQGRLDVVVTTIAQSMVAEVCSIYLRRASGELELFATHGLNRDAVHATRLKAGEGLVGEVARMAQPISLSDAPNHPSFSYRPETGEDPYHAFLGAPLLRGGRAIGVLVVQNRAERRYDPDEVEDIQTIAMVLAETVASGELLAQEELRDIEVAPHRPERIKGQRFAEGLAFGHVVLHEAPLAPERLLAENQQVEEIRLREGLNALKASIDALLDGGQGKLAGQSYEVLETYRMFADDRGWNRSLEEAVRGGLTAEAAVDRVRNEHRARFAQARDPYIKERLHDFEDLANRLLRVLGGEKPGQRDLPDDAILVARNLGPADLLEYPRDRIRGLLMEEGSAASHAAIVARALQIPCVGRLQGIRDRLSEGDIVIVDGEAGEAHLRPRPDMLDSVQSRMALRDQRQAEFTKLRDVPAITADGTRITLLTNAGLAVDLENLDATGAEGIGLFRTEFQFMVSEELPRLNSQTALYKMVLDAAGDRPVTFRTLDIGGDKVLPYMETSEREENPALGRRAIRLGLDRPSLLRLQLRALLAAGAGRELRVMFPMIATVDEFRAARELVDVECDWARRRGRPLPARLRVGAMIECPSLLWHLDALLPLTDFVSVGSNDLFQYMYAADRTNPLVSDRYDALSPPALRALQSIQKACTETGTPVSVCGELAGRPLEAFALITLGFTRLSAPAGGVGPVKRMILSADLVAARRGMANLLGSSAGSIRNEIESLARKLNVSL; encoded by the coding sequence ATGCCGGTAGCGGGCGGAACATTGACGAGGGGGCCACGCGTCCTCCTGCGCCAGATCCGCGAGGCCATGGCCGACGGCGGCCCGGCCCAGGGGCGTCTGGACGTCGTGGTCACCACCATCGCCCAGTCGATGGTGGCCGAGGTCTGCTCCATCTATCTGCGGCGCGCCTCGGGCGAGCTGGAGCTGTTCGCCACCCACGGCCTGAACCGCGACGCCGTCCACGCCACCCGGCTGAAGGCCGGCGAGGGCCTGGTCGGCGAGGTGGCCCGCATGGCCCAGCCGATCAGCCTGTCGGACGCTCCCAACCACCCCAGCTTCTCGTATCGGCCGGAGACAGGCGAAGATCCCTACCACGCCTTCCTGGGGGCCCCCCTGCTGCGCGGCGGTCGGGCCATCGGGGTGCTGGTGGTCCAGAACCGGGCCGAGCGCCGCTATGACCCCGACGAGGTCGAGGACATCCAGACCATCGCCATGGTCCTGGCCGAGACCGTGGCGAGCGGCGAGCTGCTGGCCCAGGAGGAGCTGCGCGACATCGAGGTCGCCCCGCACCGCCCCGAACGGATCAAGGGGCAGAGGTTCGCCGAGGGGCTGGCCTTCGGCCATGTCGTCCTGCACGAGGCCCCCCTGGCCCCCGAGCGCCTGCTGGCCGAGAACCAGCAGGTCGAGGAGATTCGGCTGCGCGAGGGCCTGAACGCCCTGAAGGCCTCGATCGACGCCCTGCTGGACGGGGGCCAGGGCAAGCTGGCCGGCCAGTCCTATGAGGTGCTGGAAACCTATCGCATGTTCGCCGACGACCGGGGCTGGAACCGGTCGCTGGAGGAGGCGGTGCGCGGGGGCCTGACGGCCGAGGCGGCCGTCGACCGGGTCCGGAACGAGCACCGCGCCCGCTTCGCCCAGGCCCGCGACCCCTATATCAAGGAACGGCTGCACGATTTCGAGGATCTGGCCAACCGGCTGCTGCGGGTGCTGGGCGGTGAGAAGCCCGGCCAGCGCGACCTGCCGGACGACGCCATCCTGGTGGCGCGGAACCTGGGCCCGGCCGATCTGCTGGAATATCCACGCGACCGCATCCGCGGTTTGCTGATGGAGGAGGGGTCGGCCGCCAGCCATGCAGCGATCGTGGCCCGCGCGCTGCAGATCCCCTGCGTCGGACGGCTGCAGGGCATCCGCGACCGGCTGAGCGAAGGCGACATCGTCATCGTCGACGGCGAGGCGGGCGAGGCCCACCTGCGGCCCCGGCCCGACATGCTGGACTCGGTCCAGTCGCGCATGGCCCTGCGCGACCAGCGCCAGGCCGAGTTCACCAAGCTGCGCGACGTGCCGGCGATCACCGCCGACGGCACGCGGATCACCCTGCTGACCAATGCGGGCCTGGCGGTCGATCTGGAGAACCTCGACGCCACGGGGGCCGAGGGCATCGGCCTGTTCCGCACCGAGTTCCAGTTCATGGTGTCGGAGGAACTGCCGCGGCTGAACAGCCAGACGGCGCTCTACAAGATGGTGCTGGACGCGGCCGGCGACCGGCCCGTCACGTTCAGGACGCTGGACATCGGCGGCGACAAGGTCCTGCCCTATATGGAGACCTCGGAGCGCGAAGAGAATCCGGCGCTGGGGCGGCGCGCCATCCGCCTGGGGCTGGACCGGCCGTCCCTGCTCCGCCTGCAGCTGCGGGCCCTGCTGGCCGCCGGAGCCGGACGCGAGCTGCGGGTCATGTTCCCGATGATCGCCACGGTCGACGAGTTCCGCGCCGCGCGCGAGCTGGTCGACGTCGAATGCGACTGGGCCCGGCGGCGGGGACGGCCCCTGCCCGCGCGGCTGCGGGTCGGGGCGATGATCGAATGCCCCAGCCTGCTGTGGCATCTCGACGCGCTTCTGCCCCTGACGGACTTCGTCTCGGTGGGCTCCAACGACCTGTTCCAGTACATGTACGCGGCGGACCGGACCAATCCCCTGGTGTCGGATCGCTATGACGCCCTGTCGCCGCCGGCCCTGCGCGCCCTGCAGTCGATCCAGAAGGCCTGCACCGAGACCGGCACGCCGGTGTCGGTCTGCGGCGAGCTGGCCGGGCGGCCGCTGGAGGCCTTCGCCCTGATCACCCTCGGCTTCACCCGGCTGTCGGCCCCCGCCGGCGGCGTCGGGCCGGTCAAACGGATGATCCTGTCGGCCGATCTGGTGGCCGCGCGGCGGGGCATGGCCAATCTGCTGGGGTCCTCGGCCGGCTCGATCCGCAACGAGATCGAGAGCCTGGCCCGGAAATTGAACGTCAGCCTCTGA
- the prfA gene encoding peptide chain release factor 1: protein MHLPQSKLDQVLDRFHQVEARMGAASDGQEIVRLSKEHAEMKPVADAVLALAKARTEIEELQAMTADPDMAAMVADELETLNARLPDMERDVALLLAPRDADENASAVLEVRAGTGGDEAALFAGDLFRMYSRYASTRGWKVELDSATEGDAGGYKEIIATVTGDGVFGRLKFESGVHRVQRVPTTEAGGRIHTSAATVAVLPEVEDVEIEIHDKDIRIDTYRASGSGGQHVNKTDSAVRITHFPSGIVVTSSEKSQHVNRDKAMKNLRVRLYDMQRQMKDNARSDARKSQVGSGDRSERIRTYNYPQGRVTDHRIGLTLHSLPQILEGDLDAMLNALIAEDQAARLSDLEAEFA, encoded by the coding sequence TTGCATCTTCCCCAGTCCAAGCTCGACCAGGTCCTCGACCGCTTCCACCAGGTGGAGGCGCGGATGGGCGCGGCCAGCGACGGGCAGGAAATCGTGCGCCTGTCGAAGGAGCACGCGGAGATGAAGCCCGTCGCCGATGCGGTCCTGGCCCTGGCCAAGGCGCGCACGGAGATCGAGGAGCTTCAGGCCATGACGGCCGATCCGGACATGGCGGCCATGGTGGCCGACGAGCTGGAGACGCTGAACGCCCGCCTGCCGGACATGGAGCGCGACGTCGCCCTGCTGCTGGCCCCGCGCGACGCCGACGAGAACGCCTCGGCCGTGCTGGAGGTCCGCGCCGGCACCGGCGGGGACGAGGCGGCCCTGTTCGCCGGCGACCTGTTCCGCATGTATTCCCGATACGCGTCCACCCGCGGCTGGAAGGTCGAGCTGGACTCGGCGACCGAGGGCGACGCCGGCGGCTACAAGGAGATCATCGCCACCGTCACCGGCGACGGCGTGTTCGGCCGGCTGAAGTTCGAGAGCGGCGTGCATCGGGTCCAGCGCGTTCCGACCACCGAGGCCGGCGGACGCATCCACACCTCGGCCGCCACCGTGGCCGTCCTGCCCGAGGTCGAGGACGTCGAGATCGAGATCCACGACAAGGACATCCGCATCGACACCTACCGCGCCTCGGGCTCGGGCGGCCAGCACGTCAACAAGACCGACTCGGCGGTGCGCATCACCCACTTTCCGTCCGGGATCGTGGTGACGTCGTCGGAGAAGTCGCAGCACGTCAACCGCGACAAGGCGATGAAGAACCTGCGGGTGCGCCTGTACGACATGCAGCGCCAGATGAAGGACAATGCCCGTTCGGACGCGCGCAAGTCACAGGTCGGATCGGGCGACCGGTCCGAGCGCATCCGCACCTACAACTACCCCCAGGGGCGGGTCACCGACCACCGCATCGGCCTGACCCTGCACAGCCTGCCGCAGATCCTGGAGGGCGATCTGGACGCGATGCTGAACGCCCTGATCGCCGAGGACCAGGCCGCGCGCCTGTCGGACCTCGAGGCCGAGTTCGCCTGA
- a CDS encoding aspartate kinase, with product MTAPATKRLVMKFGGTSMGDLERIRRAARIVAAEVRAGHSVAVVVSAMAGKTNELVAWTDGAGAAAPGLPLSDDEYDVVVASGEQVTSGLLALTLRNLGLNARSWMGWQIPILTDEDHARARIVDVPGEVLGAALDAGEIAVVPGFQGVSPSGRITTLGRGGSDTSAVAVAAALGCPCDIYTDVDGVYTTDPRIESRARRLEKVSYEEMLEMASLGAKVLQTRSVELAMAKQVPVRVLSSFIEPDENGVLPAKSGTLICDEEEIVEKRIVSGVTMSRDEARITLLGLSDRVDAPADVFTRLAEASVNVDMIVQSQARSEGAVNLTFTTGRRDAARAADLMRAHQAEIGFEEIRVDEDVAKVSVVGVGMRSHAGVAQTMFRALADKGVKFQAISTSEIKISVLIDAAYAELAVRALHSAYGLDAV from the coding sequence ATGACGGCACCGGCGACCAAGCGACTGGTGATGAAGTTCGGCGGCACCTCCATGGGCGACCTGGAGCGGATCCGCCGCGCGGCGCGGATCGTCGCCGCCGAGGTCCGGGCCGGGCACTCGGTCGCGGTCGTCGTGTCGGCCATGGCGGGCAAGACCAATGAGCTGGTGGCCTGGACCGACGGCGCGGGTGCCGCGGCCCCCGGCCTGCCCCTGTCGGACGACGAATACGACGTGGTCGTCGCCTCGGGCGAGCAGGTGACGTCCGGCCTGCTGGCCCTGACCCTGCGCAACCTGGGTCTGAACGCGCGCAGCTGGATGGGCTGGCAGATCCCGATCCTGACCGACGAGGATCATGCCCGGGCCCGCATCGTCGATGTGCCGGGCGAGGTCCTGGGGGCCGCGCTGGACGCCGGCGAGATCGCCGTGGTGCCGGGCTTCCAGGGCGTGTCGCCCTCGGGCCGGATCACCACCCTGGGCCGGGGCGGGTCGGACACCTCGGCCGTGGCCGTGGCGGCGGCCCTGGGCTGTCCCTGCGACATCTACACCGACGTCGACGGCGTCTACACCACCGACCCCCGGATCGAGAGCCGGGCGCGGCGGCTGGAGAAGGTCTCCTACGAGGAGATGCTGGAGATGGCCTCCCTGGGGGCCAAGGTGCTTCAGACCCGCTCGGTCGAGCTGGCCATGGCCAAACAGGTCCCGGTGCGGGTCCTGTCCAGCTTCATCGAACCCGACGAAAACGGCGTCCTGCCCGCCAAGTCCGGCACGCTCATCTGTGACGAGGAAGAAATCGTGGAAAAACGCATCGTGTCCGGCGTGACCATGAGCCGGGACGAGGCCCGGATCACCCTGCTGGGTCTGTCCGACCGGGTCGACGCCCCCGCCGACGTCTTCACCCGCCTGGCCGAGGCCAGCGTCAACGTCGACATGATCGTCCAGTCCCAGGCCCGGTCCGAGGGGGCGGTCAACCTGACCTTCACCACGGGCCGACGCGACGCCGCCCGCGCCGCCGACCTGATGCGGGCGCACCAGGCCGAGATCGGTTTCGAGGAGATCCGCGTCGACGAGGACGTGGCCAAGGTCTCGGTCGTCGGCGTCGGCATGCGCAGCCACGCCGGCGTGGCCCAGACCATGTTCCGCGCCCTGGCCGACAAGGGGGTCAAGTTCCAGGCCATCTCGACCTCGGAAATCAAGATCTCGGTCCTGATCGACGCCGCCTACGCCGAACTGGCCGTGCGCGCCCTGCATTCGGCTTATGGGCTGGACGCTGTATAG
- a CDS encoding type II toxin-antitoxin system RelE/ParE family toxin, whose protein sequence is MAVVAWTDEAFDDLDAISLYIGTRNPAAADRLAETIWTAAERLGERPFAYRAGREPGTREAVVHPNYTMVYAVGLETIRILRVLHTSREYP, encoded by the coding sequence GTGGCGGTCGTCGCCTGGACCGATGAGGCCTTCGACGATCTGGATGCCATCAGCCTGTATATTGGCACTCGGAATCCAGCGGCGGCCGATAGGTTGGCAGAGACGATATGGACTGCGGCCGAACGATTGGGCGAGCGACCCTTCGCCTACCGGGCCGGCCGAGAGCCCGGAACGCGGGAAGCTGTCGTCCACCCCAACTATACCATGGTCTACGCCGTAGGCCTCGAGACCATCAGGATCCTGCGCGTCCTCCACACCAGCCGCGAATACCCCTGA
- the ccmC gene encoding heme ABC transporter permease CcmC codes for MFGLANPQRFMSFTRPLVPVLWGVAGVLLLIGIWLSFTVPVDYQQGDSVRIMFVHVPAASVGLMAYSALGVSSFFALVFRHPLADAAARAAAIPGAALTFLALVTGALWGQPMWGTWWVWDARLTSVLVLFLFYLGYIALRSAIDDEARAARAAAILGLVGLINLPIVKFSVDWWNTLHQPASLLRAGGQSLGVYLAPFLTMMAAYAVLFLAVWLTAIRTEIVRRRVQTIRARQALEA; via the coding sequence ATGTTCGGCCTCGCCAACCCCCAACGGTTCATGTCGTTCACCCGGCCCCTGGTGCCGGTGCTGTGGGGCGTGGCCGGCGTGCTGCTGCTGATCGGGATCTGGCTCAGCTTCACGGTCCCGGTCGACTATCAGCAGGGCGATTCCGTGCGCATCATGTTCGTCCATGTGCCTGCGGCCTCCGTCGGCCTGATGGCCTATTCCGCCCTCGGCGTGTCGAGCTTCTTCGCCCTGGTGTTCCGCCATCCCCTGGCCGATGCGGCGGCGCGGGCCGCCGCCATTCCCGGCGCGGCGCTGACCTTCCTGGCCCTGGTCACGGGCGCCCTCTGGGGGCAGCCGATGTGGGGGACCTGGTGGGTGTGGGATGCGCGCCTGACCAGCGTTCTGGTGCTGTTTCTGTTCTACCTTGGATACATCGCCCTGCGCTCCGCCATCGATGACGAGGCGCGCGCGGCGCGGGCGGCCGCCATCCTGGGCCTGGTCGGGCTCATCAATCTGCCGATCGTGAAATTCTCGGTCGACTGGTGGAACACCCTGCACCAGCCGGCGTCCCTCCTGCGCGCCGGGGGGCAGTCGCTGGGCGTGTACCTGGCCCCCTTCCTGACCATGATGGCCGCCTACGCCGTCCTGTTCCTGGCGGTCTGGCTGACCGCCATCCGCACCGAGATCGTGCGGCGCCGGGTCCAGACGATCCGCGCGCGCCAGGCGCTGGAGGCCTGA
- the ispG gene encoding flavodoxin-dependent (E)-4-hydroxy-3-methylbut-2-enyl-diphosphate synthase: protein MSDHSHIRPWRHIERRKSRQIMVGNVPVGGDAPITVQSMTNTPTSDANATIGQIRELEEAGADIVRVSCPDEDSTAAFRTIAREAKVPLVADIHFHYKRGIEAAQAGAACLRINPGNIGNASRVRDVIQAAKDYGCSMRIGVNAGSLEKELLEKYGEPCPEAMVESALSHARILQDHDFHEFKISVKASDPFLTVAAYQQLADAIDCPLHLGVTEAGPLRTGTIKSAIGMGNMLWAGIGDTIRVSLAADPVEEIKVGFDILKSLGLRHRGVNIIACPSCARQGFNVIETVAVLEEKLAHIATPMSLSVIGCVVNGPGEALYTDVGFTGGGAGSGMIYLNGKIAGKLANAGMVDHIVSLVEAKAAELNAAREAEAVALVAAE from the coding sequence ATGAGCGACCACAGCCATATCCGTCCCTGGCGCCATATCGAGCGCCGCAAGTCCCGCCAGATCATGGTGGGCAACGTCCCGGTCGGCGGCGACGCGCCCATCACCGTCCAGTCGATGACCAATACGCCGACGTCGGACGCCAATGCGACCATCGGCCAGATCCGCGAGCTGGAAGAGGCCGGGGCCGACATCGTCCGCGTCTCCTGCCCCGACGAGGACTCGACCGCCGCCTTCCGCACCATCGCCCGCGAGGCCAAGGTCCCGCTCGTCGCCGACATCCATTTCCACTACAAGCGCGGCATCGAGGCCGCCCAGGCGGGGGCCGCCTGCCTGCGCATCAATCCGGGCAACATCGGCAATGCCTCGCGGGTCCGCGACGTGATCCAGGCGGCCAAGGATTACGGCTGTTCGATGCGGATCGGCGTCAACGCCGGCTCGCTCGAGAAGGAACTGCTCGAAAAGTACGGCGAGCCCTGCCCCGAGGCGATGGTCGAGAGCGCGCTGAGCCACGCCCGCATCCTGCAGGATCACGACTTCCACGAGTTCAAGATCTCGGTGAAGGCCTCCGACCCCTTCCTGACCGTCGCCGCCTATCAGCAGCTGGCCGACGCCATCGACTGCCCCCTGCACCTCGGCGTGACCGAGGCGGGCCCGCTGCGGACCGGCACGATCAAGTCGGCCATCGGCATGGGCAACATGCTGTGGGCCGGGATCGGCGACACCATCCGGGTCTCGCTCGCCGCCGACCCGGTCGAGGAGATCAAGGTCGGGTTCGACATCCTGAAGTCGCTGGGCCTGCGCCACCGGGGGGTGAACATCATCGCCTGCCCGTCCTGCGCGCGCCAGGGCTTCAACGTCATCGAGACCGTGGCGGTGCTGGAAGAGAAACTGGCCCATATCGCCACCCCGATGTCGCTGTCGGTCATCGGCTGCGTCGTCAACGGCCCGGGCGAGGCCCTCTATACCGACGTCGGCTTCACCGGCGGCGGGGCGGGGTCGGGCATGATCTATCTGAACGGCAAGATCGCCGGAAAACTGGCCAACGCCGGCATGGTCGACCACATCGTCAGCCTGGTCGAGGCCAAGGCGGCCGAGCTGAACGCCGCGCGCGAGGCCGAGGCGGTCGCCCTGGTGGCGGCGGAATAG